A genomic segment from Blastococcus sp. PRF04-17 encodes:
- a CDS encoding sugar ABC transporter ATP-binding protein — MPGSQAALLEMHGIVKQFPGVRALDGVDLDVRAGEVHCLLGQNGAGKSTLIKVLAGAHQPDEGSISWRGEQVSLGNPQAAMRLGIATIYQELDLVPGLTVADNIFLGREHARFGLARPAAANRAAAALLTRLGHPEIRPTAEVGSLSAASQQMVSMARALSQDAKLIIMDEPSAVLDNEEVERLFAVIRELTRDDVAVVYISHRLEEIREIGDRITVLKDGRTVATGLPARETPTRQVIELMTGRDIEYVFPERRPVPEAEPLLEVEDLGLLGTFGGVSFSVRPGEVVGLAGLVGSGRSEILETIYGARRATSGTVRVAGKKLRSGSVAAAVAAGVGLAPEERKSQGLLLGESVTRNISIASLARFTRGGFVARGSERAAARDQVAALEVRPRDVDREVRTLSGGNQQKVVLARWLLRECRVLLLDEPTRGVDVGARSEIYALIRTLADRGVAVVVVSSEIPEVLGLADRVLVIAEGRVLAAEPAGALDEHRVLDLVMEGTGHRGAPLAGSTQHSATRHEATRHEATRHEATRHEATRHEGDVA, encoded by the coding sequence GTGCCCGGGTCGCAGGCAGCACTGCTCGAGATGCACGGCATCGTGAAGCAGTTCCCGGGCGTCCGGGCGCTGGACGGGGTCGACCTCGACGTGCGCGCCGGTGAGGTCCACTGCCTGCTCGGCCAGAACGGCGCCGGCAAGTCCACGCTGATCAAGGTGCTGGCCGGCGCACACCAGCCCGACGAGGGCTCCATCTCCTGGCGGGGCGAGCAGGTCTCGCTCGGCAACCCCCAGGCGGCGATGCGGCTGGGCATCGCGACCATCTACCAGGAGCTGGATCTGGTCCCGGGCCTGACGGTCGCCGACAACATCTTCCTGGGCCGCGAGCACGCGCGCTTCGGCCTGGCCCGCCCGGCCGCGGCCAACCGGGCGGCCGCCGCCCTGCTGACCCGGCTGGGCCACCCGGAGATCCGCCCGACGGCCGAGGTCGGCTCGCTGTCGGCGGCGTCGCAGCAGATGGTCAGCATGGCCCGCGCGCTGTCGCAGGACGCCAAGTTGATCATCATGGACGAGCCGTCGGCGGTGCTCGACAACGAGGAGGTCGAGCGCCTCTTCGCGGTCATCCGTGAGCTCACCCGCGACGACGTCGCCGTCGTCTACATCTCCCACCGGCTCGAGGAGATCCGGGAGATCGGCGACCGGATCACGGTGCTCAAGGACGGCCGCACCGTGGCCACCGGGCTGCCCGCGCGGGAGACCCCCACGCGCCAGGTCATCGAGCTCATGACCGGCCGCGACATCGAGTACGTCTTCCCGGAGCGGCGGCCCGTGCCCGAGGCGGAGCCGCTGCTCGAGGTCGAGGACCTGGGCCTGCTGGGCACGTTCGGCGGCGTCTCGTTCTCCGTCCGTCCCGGGGAGGTCGTCGGCCTCGCCGGGCTCGTCGGCTCGGGCCGCTCGGAGATCCTGGAGACGATCTACGGCGCCCGCAGGGCGACCTCCGGCACCGTCCGGGTGGCCGGCAAGAAGCTCCGGTCCGGGAGCGTCGCCGCCGCCGTGGCCGCCGGCGTGGGCTTGGCGCCCGAGGAGCGCAAGAGCCAGGGCCTGCTCCTCGGCGAGTCGGTGACCCGCAACATCAGCATCGCCAGCCTGGCGCGGTTCACCCGTGGCGGCTTCGTCGCCCGCGGCTCGGAGCGGGCCGCCGCACGCGACCAGGTCGCCGCGCTGGAGGTCCGCCCGCGGGACGTCGACCGCGAGGTGCGCACGCTCTCCGGCGGCAACCAGCAGAAGGTCGTCCTGGCCCGCTGGCTGCTGCGCGAGTGCCGGGTGCTGCTCCTCGACGAGCCGACCCGCGGCGTCGACGTCGGCGCCCGCTCGGAGATCTACGCGCTGATCCGCACCCTGGCCGACCGCGGCGTCGCCGTCGTCGTCGTGTCGAGCGAGATCCCCGAGGTCCTGGGCCTCGCCGATCGCGTGCTGGTCATCGCCGAGGGCCGGGTGCTCGCCGCCGAGCCGGCGGGCGCCCTCGACGAGCACCGCGTGCTCGACCTGGTCATGGAGGGGACGGGCCATCGCGGCGCCCCCCTCGCGGGATCCACCCAGCACAGCGCAACCCGGCACGAGGCAACCCGGCACGAGGCAACCCGGCACGAGGCAACCCGGCACGAGGCAACCCGGCACGAAGGGGACGTGGCATGA
- a CDS encoding ABC transporter permease produces the protein MTGSTTATTGAAATTSPGPATNGGGGKSGAGIMAGPIGRNLGLVVGLAILCVVGLITAGDRFADVNNVLTILRLAAVIGVVSIGMTFVIIGGGIDLSVGALVALSSVWATTLATQAMAEDFHWIVMVFTAIAVGAGAGLVNGIVIAYGRLVAFIATLAMLVSARGLAEILANRRTQIVQDRDFLSFFSGDVLGIPTLVIIWALVSLAGWVLLNRTTFGRHTFAVGGNAEAARLAGIRVQRHTLRLYVLSGITCGIAAVMIMARTTTGSSTHGTLYELDAIAAVVIGGTLLIGGRGTIVGTVFGVLIFQTLRNVFTLNNLSSSAQAVATGVIIVLAVLLQMRLAEGRAGFPWLRGSGTSPSPGGAVAAGAPSGAVSGGTSVPGAPGGDRPGAGGSTP, from the coding sequence ATGACCGGCAGCACCACCGCGACGACGGGGGCGGCGGCGACCACGTCGCCGGGCCCCGCCACCAACGGCGGCGGGGGGAAGAGCGGGGCCGGCATCATGGCCGGGCCGATCGGTCGCAACCTCGGCCTGGTCGTGGGGCTCGCGATCCTGTGCGTGGTCGGTCTGATCACCGCAGGTGACCGCTTCGCCGACGTGAACAACGTCCTGACGATCCTGCGGCTGGCCGCCGTCATCGGCGTGGTCAGCATCGGGATGACCTTCGTGATCATCGGTGGCGGCATCGACCTCTCCGTCGGCGCACTGGTGGCACTCTCGTCGGTCTGGGCGACGACGCTGGCGACCCAGGCGATGGCCGAGGACTTCCACTGGATCGTCATGGTGTTCACGGCCATCGCGGTGGGTGCCGGCGCCGGCTTGGTCAACGGCATCGTCATCGCCTACGGCCGGCTGGTGGCCTTCATCGCCACCCTGGCCATGCTCGTCTCCGCCCGCGGCCTGGCCGAGATCCTGGCCAACCGGCGCACCCAGATCGTGCAGGACCGCGACTTCCTGTCCTTCTTCTCCGGGGACGTCCTGGGCATCCCGACGCTGGTGATCATCTGGGCCCTCGTGTCACTGGCCGGCTGGGTCCTGCTGAACCGGACGACCTTCGGGCGGCACACCTTCGCCGTCGGCGGCAACGCCGAGGCCGCCCGCCTGGCCGGCATCCGCGTGCAGCGGCACACGCTCAGGCTCTACGTCCTGTCCGGCATCACCTGTGGGATCGCCGCGGTCATGATCATGGCCAGGACGACGACCGGCAGCTCGACGCACGGCACGCTGTACGAGCTCGACGCCATCGCCGCGGTGGTCATCGGCGGCACGCTGCTGATCGGCGGCCGCGGCACCATCGTCGGCACGGTCTTCGGCGTCCTGATCTTCCAGACCCTCCGCAACGTCTTCACGCTGAACAACCTGTCGAGCTCCGCCCAGGCGGTCGCCACCGGCGTGATCATCGTGCTCGCCGTCCTGCTGCAGATGCGCCTGGCGGAGGGACGCGCCGGTTTCCCCTGGCTGCGCGGGTCGGGCACATCGCCGTCCCCCGGGGGAGCCGTCGCCGCCGGCGCGCCGTCCGGCGCCGTCTCCGGCGGCACCAGCGTGCCCGGCGCGCCCGGCGGCGACCGTCCCGGCGCCGGCGGCAGCACTCCCTGA
- a CDS encoding substrate-binding domain-containing protein — MTTAVAFVGAGALVAGCTSNEPENQGSGGGGGGNAASSNDETGDTVVIGFSAPAADHGWMAGITEAARAEAENYEDVELRVAEGTNDVNTQISQVETFINDGVDAIVLLPFDGAALTPVALQAMEAGIPVINVDREFNDPAASRATILGDNYGMGVSAGAYICEQVGDNPDAIVAEIAGIDSLPLTQDRSQGFEDALAECGLDVDNRVAAEFTVESGEEVTANLLQAAPQIDAIWNHDDDQGVGVLAAIANANRSEFIMVGGAGSANAMEEIQSGDSVLQATVIYPHTQAADGIKLARLVAQGKNMSDLTSQGVPRRIVLDAPVVTAENVDQFIENAFRS, encoded by the coding sequence ATGACCACCGCGGTCGCGTTCGTGGGCGCCGGTGCCCTCGTCGCCGGCTGCACGAGCAACGAGCCGGAGAACCAGGGCTCGGGCGGCGGCGGCGGAGGCAACGCCGCCAGCTCGAACGACGAGACCGGCGACACCGTGGTCATCGGCTTCTCGGCACCCGCGGCCGACCACGGCTGGATGGCCGGCATCACCGAGGCCGCCCGTGCCGAGGCCGAGAACTACGAGGACGTCGAGCTCCGGGTCGCCGAGGGCACCAACGACGTCAACACCCAGATCAGCCAGGTCGAGACCTTCATCAACGACGGCGTCGACGCCATCGTGCTGCTGCCCTTCGACGGCGCCGCCCTGACGCCGGTCGCGCTGCAGGCGATGGAGGCCGGCATCCCGGTGATCAACGTCGACCGCGAGTTCAACGACCCGGCCGCCTCCCGCGCCACGATCCTGGGCGACAACTACGGCATGGGCGTCTCGGCCGGCGCGTACATCTGCGAGCAGGTCGGCGACAACCCCGACGCGATCGTCGCCGAGATCGCCGGCATCGACTCGCTGCCGCTGACCCAGGACCGCAGCCAGGGCTTCGAGGACGCGCTCGCCGAGTGCGGGCTCGACGTCGACAACCGGGTCGCGGCGGAGTTCACCGTCGAGTCCGGCGAGGAGGTCACGGCCAACCTGCTCCAGGCCGCGCCGCAGATCGACGCCATCTGGAATCACGACGACGACCAGGGCGTCGGCGTCCTGGCCGCCATCGCCAACGCCAACCGCAGCGAGTTCATCATGGTCGGCGGCGCCGGCTCGGCGAACGCGATGGAGGAGATCCAGTCCGGCGACTCGGTGCTGCAGGCGACCGTCATCTACCCGCACACGCAGGCGGCCGACGGCATCAAGCTCGCCCGCCTCGTGGCCCAGGGCAAGAACATGTCGGACCTCACCTCCCAGGGGGTCCCGCGGCGCATCGTGCTCGACGCGCCGGTCGTGACCGCCGAGAACGTCGACCAGTTCATCGAGAACGCGTTCCGGTCCTGA
- a CDS encoding Gfo/Idh/MocA family protein, with product MTSPDRPALGVGLIGYAFMGAAHSQAWRTAPHFFDLPLRPRMTAIAGRNQAAVTDAAARLGWESTETDWRRVIERDDVGLVDVCTPGDTHAEIAIAALEAGKHVLCEKPLANTVAEAEAMAEAAAKAAAQGVRSMVGFTYRRVPAIGLARTLVADGRLGQIRHVRAQYLQDWIADPAAPMSWRLEKDKAGSGALGDIGAHIVDLTQYITGQTLTGVSALMETFVKERPLPTETGRLGGVGGSETGQVTVDDAALFLGRFSGGALASFEATRFALGRKNAIRIEVNGSAGSLAFDFEDMNVLEFFDGAEPAATAGFRRIIVTEPEHPYVAAWWPAGHGLGYEHGFTHQVVDLLTAIAADENPAPSFADGLQVQRVLDAVERSAASKSAWTEI from the coding sequence ATGACCTCCCCTGACCGGCCGGCGCTCGGTGTCGGCCTGATCGGCTACGCCTTCATGGGCGCGGCGCACTCGCAGGCCTGGCGCACCGCCCCCCACTTCTTCGACCTCCCCCTCCGCCCGCGCATGACCGCGATCGCCGGCCGCAACCAGGCGGCGGTGACCGACGCCGCCGCGCGGCTGGGCTGGGAGAGCACGGAGACCGACTGGCGTCGCGTGATCGAGCGCGACGACGTCGGCCTCGTCGACGTCTGCACGCCCGGCGACACCCACGCCGAGATCGCCATCGCCGCGCTCGAGGCCGGCAAGCACGTCCTCTGCGAGAAGCCGCTGGCCAACACCGTCGCCGAGGCCGAGGCCATGGCCGAGGCGGCCGCCAAGGCCGCCGCGCAGGGCGTCCGGTCGATGGTCGGCTTCACCTACCGCCGCGTGCCGGCGATCGGCCTGGCCCGCACGCTCGTGGCCGACGGCCGGCTGGGTCAGATCCGCCACGTGCGCGCCCAGTACCTCCAGGACTGGATCGCCGACCCGGCGGCCCCCATGTCGTGGCGGCTCGAGAAGGACAAGGCCGGCTCGGGGGCGCTCGGCGACATCGGCGCGCACATCGTGGACCTGACGCAGTACATCACCGGCCAGACCCTCACCGGGGTCAGCGCGCTGATGGAGACCTTCGTCAAGGAGCGGCCGCTGCCCACGGAGACCGGCAGGCTCGGCGGCGTGGGCGGCTCGGAGACCGGCCAGGTGACCGTGGACGACGCGGCGCTCTTCCTCGGCCGGTTCAGCGGCGGTGCCCTGGCCAGCTTCGAGGCGACCCGCTTCGCGCTCGGCCGCAAGAACGCGATCCGGATCGAGGTCAACGGCTCGGCCGGCAGCCTCGCCTTCGACTTCGAGGACATGAACGTCCTCGAGTTCTTCGACGGCGCCGAACCGGCCGCGACGGCGGGTTTCCGCCGGATCATCGTGACCGAGCCCGAGCACCCCTACGTCGCGGCGTGGTGGCCGGCCGGGCACGGCCTCGGCTACGAGCACGGCTTCACCCACCAGGTCGTCGACCTGCTCACCGCGATCGCCGCGGACGAGAACCCTGCCCCGTCGTTCGCCGACGGCCTGCAGGTCCAGCGGGTGCTCGACGCCGTCGAGCGCAGCGCAGCCAGCAAGTCCGCCTGGACCGAGATCTGA
- a CDS encoding sugar phosphate isomerase/epimerase family protein produces MPRPITLFTGQWADLPFEEVARLASEWGYDGLEIACWGDHLDVERAANDDSYVQERLALLDKYGLKVWAISNHLHGQAVCDDPIDERHKGMLNARVWGDGEPEGVRQRAAEEMKLTARAARKLGVDVVVGFTGSKIWKTVAMFPPVPESMIEDGYRDFADRWNPILDVFDEVGVKFAHEVHPSEIAYDYWTTVRTLEAIGHREAFGLNWDPSHFVWQDLDPVSFIWDFKDRIYHVDCKDAKKQVGNGRNGRMGSHLPWADPRRGWDFVSTGHGDVPWEASFRMLNTIGYDGPISVEWEDAGMDRLVGAPEALEFVRRLAFDPPAAAFDAAFASGN; encoded by the coding sequence ATGCCGCGTCCCATCACCCTGTTCACCGGCCAGTGGGCCGACCTGCCCTTCGAGGAGGTGGCCCGGCTCGCCTCGGAGTGGGGCTACGACGGCCTCGAGATCGCCTGCTGGGGCGACCACCTCGACGTCGAGCGCGCCGCCAACGACGACTCGTACGTGCAGGAGCGCCTGGCGCTGCTCGACAAGTACGGCCTCAAGGTCTGGGCCATCTCCAACCACCTGCACGGCCAGGCGGTCTGCGACGACCCGATCGACGAGCGCCACAAGGGCATGCTGAACGCCCGGGTGTGGGGGGACGGCGAGCCCGAGGGCGTGCGGCAGCGGGCTGCCGAGGAGATGAAGCTGACCGCCCGGGCGGCGCGCAAGCTGGGCGTCGACGTCGTCGTCGGGTTCACCGGGTCGAAGATCTGGAAGACCGTCGCGATGTTCCCGCCGGTGCCGGAGTCGATGATCGAGGACGGCTACCGCGACTTCGCCGACCGCTGGAACCCGATCCTCGACGTGTTCGACGAGGTCGGCGTGAAGTTCGCGCACGAGGTGCACCCATCGGAGATCGCCTACGACTACTGGACGACGGTGCGCACGCTGGAGGCGATCGGGCACCGCGAGGCCTTCGGCCTGAACTGGGACCCGTCGCACTTCGTGTGGCAGGACCTCGACCCGGTGTCGTTCATCTGGGACTTCAAGGACCGGATCTACCACGTCGACTGCAAGGACGCGAAGAAGCAGGTCGGCAACGGCCGCAACGGCCGGATGGGCTCGCACCTGCCCTGGGCCGATCCGCGGCGCGGGTGGGACTTCGTCTCCACCGGGCACGGCGACGTCCCGTGGGAGGCGTCGTTCCGGATGCTGAACACGATCGGCTACGACGGCCCGATCTCCGTGGAGTGGGAGGACGCCGGCATGGACCGCCTCGTCGGCGCGCCCGAGGCGCTGGAGTTCGTCCGCCGGCTCGCGTTCGACCCGCCCGCGGCCGCCTTCGACGCGGCCTTCGCCAGCGGCAACTGA
- a CDS encoding cupredoxin domain-containing protein: MHRRTGSTLPRSRRLRGTVGIAVVLGILAACGGDDDRAAAARTPTSEATTTPSTSSAATPSPVESPVESPAAQTRTITATEADFRISLDRPDLSAGEYEVVVVNAGGMTHDLVVERDGEQVAASAGIAPGDSATFTVTLEPGTYVFYCGVGNHREMGMEISVEVT; this comes from the coding sequence GTGCACCGCCGTACAGGTTCGACCCTTCCGCGCTCCAGACGGTTGCGCGGCACCGTCGGGATCGCCGTCGTCCTCGGAATCCTGGCCGCCTGTGGCGGGGACGACGACCGGGCCGCCGCCGCCCGCACGCCCACGAGCGAGGCGACGACGACCCCGAGCACCAGCTCTGCCGCCACGCCGTCGCCGGTGGAGTCGCCGGTGGAGTCGCCGGCTGCGCAGACCCGGACGATCACCGCCACCGAGGCCGACTTCCGCATCTCCCTGGACCGCCCGGACCTCAGCGCGGGCGAGTACGAGGTCGTGGTCGTCAACGCCGGTGGCATGACGCACGACCTGGTCGTCGAGCGCGACGGGGAGCAGGTGGCCGCGTCCGCCGGCATCGCTCCGGGCGACTCCGCGACGTTCACGGTCACCCTCGAGCCCGGCACCTACGTCTTCTACTGCGGCGTCGGCAACCACCGGGAGATGGGGATGGAGATCTCCGTCGAGGTGACCTGA